The Iamia majanohamensis genome window below encodes:
- a CDS encoding YifB family Mg chelatase-like AAA ATPase, translating to MLATVPSATLLGVEGRPVRVEVHVGSGLPGFTVVGLPDASCREARDRVRAAMVCSALVWPTKRVTVNLAPSSERKVGSGLDLAIALALLVATDQVPAEAAAGLACLGELGLDGTVRPVPGVVSLVDALDAEAVVVPVAAAAEARLVGRHHVRPVERLSDLVLALRGEEPWPDPPEPPPPPPEPPPPDLADVRGQPMARQALEVAAAGGHHILLVGPPGAGKTMLARRLPGLLPPLDRADALAATRAYSAAGVGVAGGGLISRPPFRAPHHSSTMVSLVGGGTASMRPGELSLATGGCLFLDELGEFPPSVVDALRQPLEEGVVRVARARATVTLPARFLLVAATNPCPCGEATEPGACRCSDAARARYRRRLSGPVLDRFDLRVEVHRPDPTALLAEAPDEPSALVAERVARARSLAEARGVRTNAALPGERLDEVAALAPGARRMLEAALRQGRLTARGLARVRRVARTIADLDGTDPVAPLEPEPVALAMALRADAAPLDAAA from the coding sequence GTGCTCGCCACCGTCCCGTCCGCCACCCTGCTCGGGGTCGAGGGTCGCCCCGTCCGCGTCGAGGTCCACGTGGGCTCGGGCCTCCCCGGGTTCACCGTCGTGGGCCTGCCCGACGCCTCGTGCCGCGAGGCCCGCGACCGCGTCCGGGCGGCCATGGTCTGCTCCGCGCTGGTCTGGCCCACCAAGCGGGTCACGGTCAACCTGGCCCCGTCGTCGGAGCGCAAGGTCGGGAGCGGCCTCGACCTGGCCATCGCCCTGGCCCTGCTGGTGGCCACCGACCAGGTGCCGGCCGAGGCGGCCGCCGGGCTGGCCTGCCTGGGCGAGCTGGGCCTCGACGGCACGGTGCGGCCCGTGCCCGGGGTGGTGTCGCTGGTCGACGCCCTCGACGCCGAGGCCGTCGTGGTGCCGGTGGCCGCGGCGGCCGAGGCCCGCCTCGTGGGCCGCCACCACGTCCGGCCCGTCGAGCGGCTGTCGGACCTGGTGCTCGCCCTCCGGGGCGAGGAGCCCTGGCCGGACCCGCCCGAGCCGCCGCCCCCGCCGCCGGAGCCCCCGCCGCCCGACCTGGCCGACGTCCGGGGCCAGCCCATGGCCCGCCAGGCCCTCGAGGTCGCCGCCGCCGGGGGCCACCACATCCTGCTGGTGGGCCCGCCGGGGGCGGGCAAGACCATGCTCGCCCGGCGCCTGCCCGGCCTGCTCCCGCCCCTCGACCGGGCCGACGCCCTGGCCGCGACGCGGGCCTACTCCGCCGCCGGGGTCGGGGTGGCCGGCGGCGGGCTCATCTCCCGGCCGCCGTTCCGCGCCCCGCACCACTCCTCGACCATGGTCTCCCTCGTCGGCGGCGGCACCGCCTCCATGCGCCCGGGCGAGCTCAGCCTCGCCACAGGAGGGTGCCTCTTCCTCGACGAGCTGGGGGAGTTCCCGCCCTCGGTGGTCGATGCGCTGCGCCAGCCCCTCGAGGAGGGCGTGGTCCGGGTGGCGCGGGCCAGGGCGACGGTCACCCTGCCCGCGCGCTTCCTCCTGGTCGCCGCGACCAACCCCTGTCCCTGCGGCGAGGCCACCGAGCCGGGGGCGTGCCGCTGCTCCGACGCGGCCCGGGCCCGCTACCGGCGCCGCCTGAGCGGCCCCGTGCTCGACCGCTTCGACCTGCGGGTCGAGGTCCACCGCCCCGACCCCACGGCCCTGCTGGCCGAGGCGCCCGACGAGCCCTCGGCCCTCGTCGCCGAGCGAGTCGCCCGGGCCCGATCCCTCGCCGAGGCGCGCGGCGTCCGCACCAACGCCGCCCTCCCCGGCGAGCGCCTCGACGAGGTCGCCGCCCTCGCCCCCGGGGCCCGGCGCATGCTCGAGGCCGCCCTGCGCCAGGGACGGCTGACGGCGCGGGGGCTGGCCCGGGTCCGGCGGGTGGCCCGCACCATCGCCGACCTCGACGGCACCGACCCCGTCGCCCCGCTCGAGCCCGAGCCCGTGGCCCTGGCCATGGCCCTGCGGGCCGACGCCGCCCCCCTGGACGCGGCGGCATGA
- a CDS encoding tyrosine-type recombinase/integrase codes for MAWETDTFLQSLTNVGPATLRAYTTDLRRFTTWAGRLGLEGPDGVDHRTLRRYLAYLSACGLASRTLARHASSLRRYFGWAARTGRIPADPSADLSAPRGDARLPEVLRHDQLDALLDGGEESPDPVEAAFRRRDDALLELLYGSGLRVSELCGIQVADLDLDRARVVVLGKGSKERMLPMSAPAVEAVRSWLRVRGDVVGGADPGVAFVNRRLRPLTPRDVRRVLDRRAPTVTHPHALRHSFATHLLDGGADLRVVQELLGHADLATTQVYTHVSRERLRQVHTDTHPRA; via the coding sequence GTGGCCTGGGAGACCGACACCTTCCTCCAGTCGCTCACCAACGTGGGCCCGGCCACCCTCCGCGCCTACACGACCGACCTCCGCCGCTTCACCACCTGGGCCGGGCGCCTAGGCCTGGAGGGCCCCGACGGCGTCGACCACCGCACCCTGCGCCGCTACCTCGCCTACCTCTCGGCGTGTGGCCTCGCCTCCCGCACCCTGGCCCGCCACGCCAGCTCGCTGCGGCGCTACTTCGGCTGGGCGGCGCGCACCGGGCGCATCCCGGCCGACCCCTCGGCCGACCTGTCCGCCCCCCGGGGCGACGCCCGCCTCCCCGAGGTGCTCCGCCACGACCAGCTCGACGCCCTGCTCGACGGGGGCGAGGAGTCGCCGGACCCGGTCGAGGCCGCCTTCCGTCGCCGCGACGACGCCCTGCTCGAGCTGCTCTACGGCAGCGGCCTGCGGGTCTCGGAGCTCTGCGGCATCCAGGTCGCCGACCTCGACCTCGACCGGGCGAGGGTGGTGGTCCTCGGCAAGGGGTCCAAGGAGCGCATGCTGCCCATGAGCGCCCCCGCGGTCGAGGCGGTGCGGTCCTGGCTCCGGGTGCGGGGCGACGTGGTGGGCGGGGCCGACCCCGGCGTGGCCTTCGTCAACCGCCGCCTCCGCCCCCTCACCCCCCGCGACGTGCGCCGGGTGCTCGACCGCCGGGCACCGACGGTCACCCACCCCCACGCCCTGCGCCACTCCTTCGCCACCCACCTGCTCGACGGCGGCGCCGACCTCCGCGTGGTGCAGGAGCTGCTCGGCCACGCCGACCTGGCCACCACGCAGGTGTACACCCACGTCAGCCGGGAGCGGCTGCGCCAGGTGCACACCGACACCCACCCCCGCGCCTGA
- a CDS encoding DNA-processing protein DprA, whose product MSALDPTSVAGPGAGTLPPTAWWVALAGLPGMGPARLRALWDAASGAEAWRTLAAGRAHLLPGLAALLGRTAEETSQRWARSAATTDVAELWRAHAGVSVSVLGDGAHPARLADDPEPPVVLFADGHRDALDGPSVAVVGTRRCTRPGAELAEEVGRLCAAAGARVVSGLAVGIDAAAHRGALAAGPDAAPPVAVVGSGLDVVYPARSRDLWRRVAGRGVVLSEHPLGTEPARWRFPARNRLVAALADVVVVVESPPTGGSMYTVDEALRRDRTVLAVPGSVRSAASAGTNWLLSQGASVACGPDDVLAALGLAAAASDEGGPDPRPRPDADGRRVLRALGWEPAGLDALARRTGLSLGALAVALDALEAARWVDRDGGRVERRARP is encoded by the coding sequence ATGAGCGCGCTCGACCCCACCTCCGTCGCCGGCCCGGGGGCCGGCACCCTGCCCCCCACGGCCTGGTGGGTCGCCCTCGCCGGCCTCCCCGGCATGGGTCCGGCCCGCCTGCGGGCCCTCTGGGATGCGGCCTCGGGCGCCGAGGCCTGGCGCACGCTCGCGGCGGGTCGCGCCCACCTGCTGCCCGGGCTGGCCGCCCTGCTCGGCCGCACCGCGGAGGAGACGTCCCAGCGCTGGGCCCGGTCCGCCGCGACCACCGACGTGGCCGAGCTGTGGCGCGCCCACGCCGGCGTCTCGGTGTCGGTGCTGGGCGACGGGGCCCACCCCGCCCGGCTCGCCGACGACCCCGAGCCCCCGGTGGTGCTCTTCGCCGACGGCCACCGCGACGCGCTCGACGGCCCGTCGGTGGCCGTCGTCGGCACCCGCCGCTGCACGCGCCCCGGCGCCGAGCTGGCCGAGGAGGTCGGGCGCCTCTGCGCCGCGGCCGGGGCCCGGGTGGTCTCGGGGCTGGCGGTCGGCATCGACGCCGCCGCCCACCGGGGCGCCCTGGCGGCCGGACCCGACGCGGCACCGCCGGTCGCGGTGGTCGGCAGCGGCCTCGACGTCGTCTACCCGGCCCGCAGCCGCGACCTCTGGCGCCGGGTCGCCGGGCGCGGCGTCGTCCTGAGCGAGCACCCCCTCGGCACCGAGCCCGCACGCTGGCGCTTCCCCGCCCGCAACCGCCTGGTGGCGGCGCTGGCCGACGTCGTGGTGGTCGTCGAGTCCCCCCCCACGGGCGGGTCGATGTACACCGTCGACGAGGCCCTGCGACGGGACCGCACGGTGCTCGCCGTCCCCGGCTCGGTCCGCTCGGCGGCCTCGGCCGGCACCAACTGGCTGCTCTCCCAGGGCGCCTCGGTGGCCTGCGGGCCCGACGACGTCCTCGCCGCCCTGGGCCTGGCCGCGGCGGCCTCCGACGAGGGCGGGCCCGACCCCCGCCCCCGGCCCGACGCCGACGGGCGGCGGGTGCTGCGCGCCCTGGGCTGGGAGCCGGCGGGCCTCGACGCCCTGGCCCGGCGCACCGGGCTCTCGCTCGGGGCCCTGGCCGTCGCCCTCGACGCCCTGGAGGCCGCCCGCTGGGTCGACCGCGACGGGGGCCGGGTCGAGCGGAGGGCCCGGCCGTGA